The Janthinobacterium tructae genome contains the following window.
TTGATGCCTTGCAGCAAGCGGGGCGCTATCAATTGATGGTGTGGCCCGTGCATTGCGAGATCGGCAGCTGGGGCCAGAATATCCACGCGGCCGTGCGCGCCGCCTACAACGCTTGGGAAGTGGCCAACTTGCAAGTGGTGGCCAAGCTGAGCAAGGGTTCCAACCCGTGGACCGAGCATTACTCGGCCGTCATGGCGGAAGTGCCCGACGCGCAAGATGCGGCCACCCAGCTCAACCGCGTCTTCCTCGACACCCTGCTGCCGGCGCAGCAGATGTATGTCGCCGGCGAAGCGGGCAGCCACTGCGTGAAAGCCAGCACCGAGCATATCGCCGACTATCTGCAAGCCCAGCAAGGCAAGCCGGCCCTGGCGCGGCTGGTGCTGCTGACGGACTGCATGAGCCCCGTCACGGGTTTCGCAGCGCAGCAGCGCGACTTCCTGGCCGCCATGCACGAGCGCGGCGCGCGGCTGGCCACGTCCTCCGAGGTCTTGCCCGAATTGCTGGCCAATGCGCTGGCCTGAGCCATTGTTGAGCGTGGCCTGCTGAAATGCTTGCGGTGGCGTACTATTCTGGCTTCAGGAAGTTGGAGAAAACACACATGACCCCGATAGTGCGCAGTTTGCTGGAAACCGATCTGTATAAATTTACAATGTGGCAAGCATTGCTGCACGGTCATCCGAATACCCATACCGAATACGAATTTGTCTGCCGCAACGCCACCGCCTTTCCCCTGGCCGAGCTGAAGGGCGAGCTGGAAGAACAGCTCGACCACCTGTGCTCGATGTCGTTTGCCGACGACGAGCTGGCCTATTTGCGCACCCTGCGCTTCATGAAGAGCGATTTCGTCGATTTTTTGACGGTGTTCCGCTTCCAGCGCAAGTTCATCGACGTCAGCACCGATGGCGACACCCTGCTGGTACACGCGGCCGGTCCGCAGGTGCACGTGATGGGCTTCGAGATTTTCGTGCTGTACATCATCAATGAACTGTATTTCCGCCGCTTCGACCTCGATGCGGCCATGCGCAAAGGGCGCCACCGCCTGGGCTTGAAAGTGGCGGCCGTCAAGGAGTTCGGCAAGCTGCCGCGGCGTAAACACCCGTTTGA
Protein-coding sequences here:
- a CDS encoding cysteine hydrolase, with amino-acid sequence MKRQLHLLVIDPQNDFCDLPPAWLPQDAAPALPVPGAHADMLRVAQLIREGGGGLTQISVTLDAHHRYDIAHPAFWRTGDGGPVAPFTQISAQQVRDRLFLPAASGALPRVLAYLDALQQAGRYQLMVWPVHCEIGSWGQNIHAAVRAAYNAWEVANLQVVAKLSKGSNPWTEHYSAVMAEVPDAQDAATQLNRVFLDTLLPAQQMYVAGEAGSHCVKASTEHIADYLQAQQGKPALARLVLLTDCMSPVTGFAAQQRDFLAAMHERGARLATSSEVLPELLANALA